TGATGAGTCACTATGCAACTTAAATGCGTAACAGCTTATTACTGGCTAATAAATAACACCCAATCTTTCAAAAGAGAGTTTACTCGATCTGGTATTTCATCGTGGGGGCAATGACCCGCCATTAAAAAATGTTCTTGCAGCTGCGGATAATATTGACGAAACTTTTGGGAACGTTCTCTAGCATTCATCCAAGGGTCGGCTTCTCCCCACAGTAACAATAAACCACAAGTTAATTGCTTGAGCAGCACATCCACTTTTTCTCCTTGGGGAGTATTAAACACCGAGACAAATACATCGAACGCACCAGCATCGTAAGCTGGTCGATAAATTTCTTCTATCAACTGGTCTGTAATTGCACTCTTATCCAAATAAACTTTTTCTAGAGTTTGGCGAATTACCCAACGTTGTCGCACGTATTGAAATAACAAAAACTGCGCTAAAGGTTGCTGAAACATCCACTTCGCAGTATCACCCAGCAACTTCTGCAATCCCGATTCTTGTTTGGGAGGCTGAATTTGGCTTTGCAAAGCTTCGGGTTCTGATGTTGGCTGCTCGTTAAAAGGCCCTGCGCTGTTTAGTAAAACTACCCCAACTGCACTATCGGGACGTTGCGCCGCCACACACAAGGAAGCATAGCCACCAAGGGAGTTACCTACTAAAACTGCTTTTTGACCGATGATTTCATTAATAAAGTCGTAAAGTTGGTCGCGCCACAAATCACCTCCGTATTGCAATTTAGGTTTGGCTGAACGTCCAAATCCCAATAAATCAATTGCAAATACTTGAAAATCTTGGCTGAGTCCGGAAATGTTCTTGCGCCAATGGTCTGTGGAAGCACCAAACCCATGCACTAATAATAATGGCGGACGTTGCGGATGTTGTTCTCCGGCTCGTACATAGTAAACTTTATGCCCTCGCCACTGCCAGTATTGTCCGGGAATGGGGGTTGTAGAGGGGGCTGTAACTGCCTGCATGATTCTAAAGAAGTGTGAAGTAGCTTTTAATAATTGTAATCCAGTACCCAGTTCGGTTGAAGGTCGTGAAAACCAACATTAACTATCAGGTTTTTATTTTATTGAGTGTAATATTTACTACATAGAATTTCTGCTTTTGAATCTTGGATAAACATAGTTAAAAACTATTATTTAGTATTAGTTTTGTTCGTATTTCATCTAAAATTTGAGTTTATATATGCCAATTTTATTAGCATCAAAAATTATTTTTTGTTCCTTAAAATTTGTCTGAGTAAAAAAGCTTACATTAGCAAAAATGATGTAAAGTTAAAGCTTATTTAACCTTGACTTAACCTTATGTTAATTAAATATCAAGAATCTAGTTAATGGTAACAATATAAAAATTAATTAGTACAAAATACCTTGAGATACAGTCCAAAAATTATTTAAATACTAGTTAATTTGATAAATCAGAATTTTGGAAATAGTTATAGGTAATAAATAGTTATTTATTTGAATTAGTTCTTATAGCGATTCCCAAATTTGTGATACAAAAGGATAAACGCAGATGAACACAGATAAATTTGTATCTCATCAGGCTAGGAAATGCTATACCTGATACCATTTCCCGTTAATCATAATACAAATACGTTGGTAAAGGCATGGCAATGCCATACCCCTATGACAACTCTATCTGTATCAAAGTTTTTGTTAATTGATATGAATCAAATTGCAATTTGAATCTTGCTTAATATTCGCAGATATTTTATCTATACTTCTGCAAAATTTTTCTCTGAATAAATTAATATGGTCAAAGCTAAACAGATAACTACAACTATTAACTTAAATGACCCGCAATATTACTTTAATCGAGAGTTAAGTTGGTTGGAATTTAATCGGCGGGTTTTGCATGAAGCATTAGATCTGCGTACACCTTTATTAGAAAGACTGAAGTTTACTGCTATCTTCAGTTCTAATTTAGATGAATATTTCATGATTCGTGTAGCAGTTCTCAAAGAGCAAGTTCAAGCGCAGGTAAGTAAACGAACGCCAGATGGACTGACTCCACAAGAACAATTAACCGCGATCGCACAATTATTACGTCCAATGGTAATGCAACAGCATCACCATTTTGAGAAGGTATTGCGTTCAGAAATGGCATCTCAGGGGATTCATCTTCTTGATTATACAGATATCAGTTTAGAACAGCGTTCTTACCTCGAAAACTTATTTAAACAGCGGATCTTTCCAGTTCTGACACCCTTAGCAGTAGATCCTAGCCATCCCTTCCCTCGCATGGCTAATCTTAGTTTGAACTTAGCTGTAGTTGTCAAAGATCCAGTTACAGAAAAGCAAAAGTTTGCCAAAGTCAAAGTACCAGATATTCTGCCACGATTTATTGAGTTACCTCAAGATTTAGAATCACAAAATGGCACAGTAAATCACTGGATGGGTGTACCTATAGAACAGGTAGTTGCTCACAATTTAGAAACCTTATTTCCTGGCATGGTTGTTCAGGAATATCATCTATTTAGGCTCACTCGCAAAGCAGATTTAGCAATTGCAAAAGAAGAAGCAGATGACTTACTATTAGCAATTCAGCAAGAGTTACGCAAACGACATTTTCGTGGTTCTGTAGTACGCTTAGAAATTCAACCATCAATGCCTCAGTCTGTGCGAGAAATGCTGTGTCCAGAAATGGAATTGACTGAGAGTGATATTTATGAAATAGATGGGCTGTTAAATTTAAAGGATTTAATGTCATTCATGGCTTTGCCATTAATAGAATTGAAAGATCCACCTTGGACGCCAATCATTCCACCTCGATTACACGATATTCATCAATCCAAACAAATAACTAAATTAAAGAAAGCAGAAGCAAGAGAAAATATTTTCTCGATAATTCAACAAAATGATTTATTAGTACATCATCCCTACGAATCTTTTACCGCCTCTGTAGAAGAATTTATCGCTCAAGCGGCGTGCGATGCTCATGTGCTGGCAATTAAAATGACACTGTATCGCTGTTCTGGAGATTCAGAAATTTTTCAATCTTTGATTGCAGCGGCAGAAAGTGGTAAGCAAGTTACAGTGCTTGTAGAATTAAAAGCCCGTTTTGATGAAGAAAATAACATCACTTGGGCGCAATTATTAGAAAAGTCAGGAATTCATGTTGTCTATGGCTTGATAGGGCTAAAAACTCACACCAAAATTGCCTTAGTGGTGCGTCGAGAAGCAGAAAAGATTCGTCGCTACGTTCATATTGGCACTGGGAATTACAATCCGAAAACAGCGAAGTTATACACGGATTTAGGACTTTTTACTTGTCGAGAAGACTTAGGTGCAGATTTAACCGATCTATTTAATTATTTAACAGGTTATGCCCATCAGCCTTGTTATCGCAAGCTGCTAGTATCACCTGTAAATATGCGCGATCGCACGATCGCCTTAATTCGTCGCGAAATTGAACACTGTAAAAACGGGAAAACAGGCCGAATCATTGCCAAGATGAATTCTCTGGTAGATCCGCAAATTATTACCAGCCTCTACGCCGCATCGCAATCTGGAGTTCAAATTGACCTCATCGTGCGAGGTACGTGCTGTTTGCGTCCGGGAATACCTGAAATTAGCGAGAATATCCGCGTCATCAGCATTATTGGCCGCTTTTTAGAACACTCTCGCATTTTTCACTTCCACAATAACGGACACAATGAAGTGTACATTGGTAGTGCTGATTGGATGCCACGCAACTTAGATAGGCGTGTAGAAGCTGTTACACCAGTGGAAGATGCCAAAATCTCGCAAACTTTACAAGACATTTTAGAGATTATGCTGGCAGACAATCGCCAAGCTTGGGATCTGCAATCCGATGGTTCCTATATCCAACGTCATCCCCGTAAGCATGAACCAGAACGCAGTAGCCAAAAGATATTGATGGAAATCTGGCAATCGTTTAAAAGAGATGTCTAAATAATGTCACCATTGTGGTAAATTGCCCTAAGGCTGGAATTCACTGGCTGACAAAGTATGTTGCACATTACAGGCAAAACTAAACTTTTAGGGGTAATTGGGCATCCGGTAGAACATTCCTTATCACCAGTGATGCACAATGCGGCGATCGCTAAGTTGGGATTAGATTATGTTTATCTTCCCTTTCCCATAGCACCAGAAAATTTAGAAATTGCGATCGCAGGTTTTGCGGCTGTTGGGGTTGTGGGCTTTAGCGTCACGATCCCACACAAACAGGCAATTATGCCATTGTTAGCAGAAATTACTCCCATTGCCCAAGCAATCGGCGCAGTTAATACTGTTACTCGCCAAAATAATCAATGGGTAGGGACAAACACAGATATCGAAGGCTTTATTGCTCCTTTGCAAACCACATATAAGCAAGATTGGAGCCAGAAAGCTGCGGTAATTTTAGGTAATGGCGGTGCAGCGAGAGCAGTTGTAGCTGGTTGTCATCAACTAGGATTTGCCGAGATTCATGTTGTTGGGCGCGATCGGCAGAGGTTACAAGAATTTTATGAGAGTTGGAATAATTCTTCCCTAGCTACGAATTTGCAAGTCCATACATGGGATAAATTAGCCAAACTCATTCCCCAAGCAAATTTGCTAGTCAATACAACTCCTATAGGAATGTATCCCAAAGTAAGTGAATCGCCTTTGAGTGCGTTGGAAATGGCAGAGTTACCAACAGGTGCGTTCGTCGGAGACGTTGCCAAAGGCATCGCCTACGATTTAATATACATTCCCAAACCAACGCAATTTCTCCAACTCGCTCAAGAAAACGGTGCGATCGCGATCGATGGATTGGAAATGCTAGTTCAACAAGGTGCAGCAGCCTTAAAAATCTGGTTACAACAAGAAACCGTACCTGTAGAAGTGATGCGCCAAGCACTGCAAAATTACCTGGGTTTAGGCTAGAACCTGAAAATTATTGAATTTCAGATACCCGAATTCTTAAAGAATCGGGTATCTTGTTATTCATAAATAATATAAATCATCTAGTTGAAAAGATTATGTTCTATGCAAAATATAAATAGCGAAACTACTACAATATTTCAACAAAATATTATTAAATTTATGATTTATTCCCTAGATGGATAACACTACTTCACCCGATAATATTACCAATGCGACAAAAAATGACACAGAATTACAATTAATCGCAGCCGAATTAACTACTGAACCTGAAATATTACGGAAACTAGCATTATCTAGCGACAAAATAACTCGTCAGTTGGTTGTAGCTAATCCCAATACTCCTACTGATGTGCTGTTTGATTTGGGAGCAGAATTTCCATCCGAATTGCTAGATAATCCTGTATTTTCATTACTGTTTTTAGAAAATCCCAATCTAGTTGGAGAAATTCCTTTGCCTACCGTGCGAAGCATTCTTAGGCTAGAAAATGTTCCTGTGTATATTCTGGAAAAATTAGCAGATAAGTCAGATTACAAAGCACAAGCACTAGCGCTAGTCAATAACCCCCAAAATCAAAAATTACTGTTAAATCGGATGAATCAAATCAGCGATTCTCTGATTGTGGAATCTGCTCGTCTACATATCAATTTGGCTGGTGAATTAACAGAGGGATACGAGCAAAAAATTAAAGAAGCAATTCAAGGAGCTATCTCTGGCGATCGCCATGTTTTTGCTTACGATCTTGTTGTCCCTGCTCAAATTTGCTATATCCCAGAATTTATTGTGGAATGTTGGGTAAGAGAGCCAATATATGAGCATTATTTGTGTAGGAATATTGCTTATTCTCCTGCTACCGCTGCTACTATTCTCAAACATTTAGCCAAGCATACTGATGGTTACACACGGGATGGAGTAGCCCACAATCTCAATACTCCCCCAGAGGTTTTACGAGAATTGGCAAACAAACAGGAATCAGGAGAACCTCGAATCTTTCTTGCTCGCAATATCAATACACCTAGTGATGTTTTAGAGAGTTTGAGCAAAGATCGAGATGAAAAAGTTCGTATTGGCGTCGCTGAAA
The genomic region above belongs to Calothrix sp. NIES-2098 and contains:
- a CDS encoding alpha/beta hydrolase fold protein encodes the protein MQAVTAPSTTPIPGQYWQWRGHKVYYVRAGEQHPQRPPLLLVHGFGASTDHWRKNISGLSQDFQVFAIDLLGFGRSAKPKLQYGGDLWRDQLYDFINEIIGQKAVLVGNSLGGYASLCVAAQRPDSAVGVVLLNSAGPFNEQPTSEPEALQSQIQPPKQESGLQKLLGDTAKWMFQQPLAQFLLFQYVRQRWVIRQTLEKVYLDKSAITDQLIEEIYRPAYDAGAFDVFVSVFNTPQGEKVDVLLKQLTCGLLLLWGEADPWMNARERSQKFRQYYPQLQEHFLMAGHCPHDEIPDRVNSLLKDWVLFISQ
- a CDS encoding polyphosphate kinase, giving the protein MVKAKQITTTINLNDPQYYFNRELSWLEFNRRVLHEALDLRTPLLERLKFTAIFSSNLDEYFMIRVAVLKEQVQAQVSKRTPDGLTPQEQLTAIAQLLRPMVMQQHHHFEKVLRSEMASQGIHLLDYTDISLEQRSYLENLFKQRIFPVLTPLAVDPSHPFPRMANLSLNLAVVVKDPVTEKQKFAKVKVPDILPRFIELPQDLESQNGTVNHWMGVPIEQVVAHNLETLFPGMVVQEYHLFRLTRKADLAIAKEEADDLLLAIQQELRKRHFRGSVVRLEIQPSMPQSVREMLCPEMELTESDIYEIDGLLNLKDLMSFMALPLIELKDPPWTPIIPPRLHDIHQSKQITKLKKAEARENIFSIIQQNDLLVHHPYESFTASVEEFIAQAACDAHVLAIKMTLYRCSGDSEIFQSLIAAAESGKQVTVLVELKARFDEENNITWAQLLEKSGIHVVYGLIGLKTHTKIALVVRREAEKIRRYVHIGTGNYNPKTAKLYTDLGLFTCREDLGADLTDLFNYLTGYAHQPCYRKLLVSPVNMRDRTIALIRREIEHCKNGKTGRIIAKMNSLVDPQIITSLYAASQSGVQIDLIVRGTCCLRPGIPEISENIRVISIIGRFLEHSRIFHFHNNGHNEVYIGSADWMPRNLDRRVEAVTPVEDAKISQTLQDILEIMLADNRQAWDLQSDGSYIQRHPRKHEPERSSQKILMEIWQSFKRDV
- a CDS encoding shikimate 5-dehydrogenase — encoded protein: MLHITGKTKLLGVIGHPVEHSLSPVMHNAAIAKLGLDYVYLPFPIAPENLEIAIAGFAAVGVVGFSVTIPHKQAIMPLLAEITPIAQAIGAVNTVTRQNNQWVGTNTDIEGFIAPLQTTYKQDWSQKAAVILGNGGAARAVVAGCHQLGFAEIHVVGRDRQRLQEFYESWNNSSLATNLQVHTWDKLAKLIPQANLLVNTTPIGMYPKVSESPLSALEMAELPTGAFVGDVAKGIAYDLIYIPKPTQFLQLAQENGAIAIDGLEMLVQQGAAALKIWLQQETVPVEVMRQALQNYLGLG